A region from the Flavobacteriales bacterium genome encodes:
- the rplL gene encoding 50S ribosomal protein L7/L12 yields MADVKSLGDTLVGLTVKEVSELAQYLKDTYGIEPAAAAVAVAAAGGAGGGEAAAAKTSFDVVLKAGGANKLAVVKLVKELTGLGLKEAKDLVDGAPKPLKEGVSKEEAESLKQQLTEAGAEVEVK; encoded by the coding sequence ATGGCAGACGTGAAATCACTGGGCGACACCCTCGTGGGCCTCACCGTGAAAGAGGTGAGCGAACTCGCTCAATACCTGAAGGATACCTATGGCATCGAGCCCGCTGCTGCAGCTGTTGCTGTTGCTGCCGCTGGTGGTGCAGGTGGTGGCGAAGCCGCCGCTGCGAAGACCAGCTTCGATGTGGTGCTCAAGGCCGGCGGAGCCAACAAGCTCGCCGTGGTGAAGCTCGTGAAGGAGCTCACCGGCCTGGGCTTGAAAGAGGCGAAAGACCTCGTCGACGGTGCTCCGAAGCCGCTGAAGGAAGGCGTTTCCAAAGAGGAAGCCGAGAGCCTGAAGCAGCAACTGACGGAAGCCGGCGCCGAAGTTGAGGTTAAGTAA